Genomic segment of Avibacterium volantium:
TAAAGGTTTGTTCGGTCATTTCGTGTTCTCCGTCATTTCGTATTATTCGTTATCTAAGAGGCGAATCATATTGAGCCGTGCATAATAGGCAAGTTTCGCCTATTCAGCAAGGGGAAATCCTGTTAAAAAGCAAAACTAGCTTGTTATTTCAATGAGTTGTTTTTGATGAGCCTTTCCGCTTTGGCAGCTTGGCGAAACGCATTGGCAGGGTTGAGAACAGGGGAAAAGGACGATGTTTGGGGATTTAAGGTCATTGGTAACGTGCGCTTTTGCGCCACAATGATCATCATTTCGCCAAAATAATGGAGTTTCCCTTGCAAGGATAAGCATTGCTGATCAAGTAGATCGAAATTGAGCAGGCTTAGCCAATCCACAATCCTAGTGGCAAAATAAGGGTAAAACGGCAATTTATTTGTGCCAAAAGGCAAATGTTGTTTAAGGGAAAACAGGCTGAGCGGATTAAATAAGGAAAGAAATAAGATCCCGTCTTGATTGAGCGTGCGCGTAGTTTCGCGTAACACTTGGTGCGGATCAGCGGTGAAATGCAAGCCGTGTGCGAGTAAGCAGGCGGAGAAACATTCATCAATAAAAGGCAGTGCCGTGGCTTGAGCTTTCACAATATCAATATGGGGGCATTGTGAAAGTGCGGTCAAATTTTGCGGAATTTTTTCGCTCACAATAATTTGTTGATCGCAAGGATAATATGCCACTTCACCACTTAACGCGCCCAATTTGAGGCAATAATCTCCCGAAATTTGTGCAAAGTGCTTTGTTAAATATTGCTGAATTAGGCTACAATAGCGCGCACCTTGTGGCACCTGTTGCCAGCTTAGCGGTGTTTCTATTTGCGCATTGTTTAGAATATTCCACTTCATTTTTAATAAGGATCAATATGTTAGTACCCATTCCTGCCCTTGATGATAACTATATTTGGCTGTATGCACGAGAAAATTTACCTGTAATTGTGATCGACATCGCAGAAAGCGCGCCTTTGCTTGCTTATTTACAGCAACATCAGCTTGAAGTGGAAGCGGTGCTACTTACCCATAAGCATCAAGATCACGTTGGCGGCTTGGCAGAATTTAAACGGCATTATCCTAATGTCCCTGTGTTTGGCCCACAAGAAAC
This window contains:
- a CDS encoding class I SAM-dependent methyltransferase; the encoded protein is MKWNILNNAQIETPLSWQQVPQGARYCSLIQQYLTKHFAQISGDYCLKLGALSGEVAYYPCDQQIIVSEKIPQNLTALSQCPHIDIVKAQATALPFIDECFSACLLAHGLHFTADPHQVLRETTRTLNQDGILFLSLFNPLSLFSLKQHLPFGTNKLPFYPYFATRIVDWLSLLNFDLLDQQCLSLQGKLHYFGEMMIIVAQKRTLPMTLNPQTSSFSPVLNPANAFRQAAKAERLIKNNSLK